From Canis lupus baileyi chromosome 16, mCanLup2.hap1, whole genome shotgun sequence, a single genomic window includes:
- the ASPA gene encoding aspartoacylase isoform X2: protein MTSYHVTEDPIKKVAIFGGTHGNELTGVFLVKHWLENDTEIQRTGLEVKPFITNPRAVKKCTRYIDCDLNRVFDPENLGKKVSKDLPYEVRRAQEINHLFGPKNNEDSYDIIFDLHNTTSNMGCTLILEDSRNDLLIQMFHYIKNSLAPLPCYVYLIEHPSLKYATTRSIAKYPVEVGPQPQGVLRADILDQMRKMIKYALDFIHNFNEGKEFPPCAIEVYKIMEKVDYPRNENGDIAALIHPNLQDQDWKPLHPGDPVFLTLEGKSIPLGGDSTVYPVFVNEAAYYEKKEAFAKTTKLILNARSIRSSLH, encoded by the exons ATGACTTCTTATCATGTTACTGAAGATCCTATTAAAAAGGTTGCTATCTTTGGAGGAACTCACGGGAATGAATTAACAGGAGTATTTCTAGTTAAGCACTGGCTGGAGAATGACACTGAGATTCAGAGAACAGGGCTGGAGGTAAAACCATTTATTACCAACCCAAGAGCAGTGAAGAAGTGTACCAGATATATTGACTGTGACCTGAATCGAGTTTTTGATCCTGAAAATCTTGG CAAAAAAGTGTCAAAGGATTTACCATATGAAGTGAGAAGGGCtcaagaaataaatcatttatttggCCCAAAAAACAATGAAGATTCCTATGACATTATTTTTGACCTTCACAACACTACTTCTAACATGGGGTGCACTCTTATTCTTGAAGATTCCAGGAATGACCTTTTAATTCAAATGTTTCATTACATTAAG aaTTCTTTGGCTCCATTACCCTGCTATGTTTATCTTATTGAGCATCCTTCCCTCAAATATGCAACCACTCGTTCTATAGCCAAGTATCCTGTTG AAGTTGGTCCCCAACCTCAAGGGGTTCTGAGAGCTGATATTTTggatcaaatgagaaaaatgattaaGTATGCTCTTGATTTTATACATAATTTCAATGAAG GAAAAGAATTTCCTCCTTGTGCTATTGAAGTCTATAAAATAATGGAGAAAGTTGACTATCCCAGGAATGAAAATGGAGATATTGCTGCTCTGATCCACCCTAATCTGCAG GATCAAGACTGGAAACCGCTGCACCCTGGGGATCCTGTGTTTTTAACTCTTGAGGGAAAGAGTATTCCATTGGGCGGAGACAGTACTGTGTACCCAGTATTTGTAAATGAGGCCGCAtattatgaaaagaaagaagcttTCGCAAAGACAACCAAACTAATCCTCAATGCAAGAAGTATCCGCTCCTCTTTACATTAG
- the ASPA gene encoding aspartoacylase isoform X1 — translation MTSYHVTEDPIKKVAIFGGTHGNELTGVFLVKHWLENDTEIQRTGLEVKPFITNPRAVKKCTRYIDCDLNRVFDPENLGKKVSKDLPYEVRRAQEINHLFGPKNNEDSYDIIFDLHNTTSNMGCTLILEDSRNDLLIQMFHYIKNSLAPLPCYVYLIEHPSLKYATTRSIAKYPVGIEVGPQPQGVLRADILDQMRKMIKYALDFIHNFNEGKEFPPCAIEVYKIMEKVDYPRNENGDIAALIHPNLQDQDWKPLHPGDPVFLTLEGKSIPLGGDSTVYPVFVNEAAYYEKKEAFAKTTKLILNARSIRSSLH, via the exons ATGACTTCTTATCATGTTACTGAAGATCCTATTAAAAAGGTTGCTATCTTTGGAGGAACTCACGGGAATGAATTAACAGGAGTATTTCTAGTTAAGCACTGGCTGGAGAATGACACTGAGATTCAGAGAACAGGGCTGGAGGTAAAACCATTTATTACCAACCCAAGAGCAGTGAAGAAGTGTACCAGATATATTGACTGTGACCTGAATCGAGTTTTTGATCCTGAAAATCTTGG CAAAAAAGTGTCAAAGGATTTACCATATGAAGTGAGAAGGGCtcaagaaataaatcatttatttggCCCAAAAAACAATGAAGATTCCTATGACATTATTTTTGACCTTCACAACACTACTTCTAACATGGGGTGCACTCTTATTCTTGAAGATTCCAGGAATGACCTTTTAATTCAAATGTTTCATTACATTAAG aaTTCTTTGGCTCCATTACCCTGCTATGTTTATCTTATTGAGCATCCTTCCCTCAAATATGCAACCACTCGTTCTATAGCCAAGTATCCTGTTG GTATAGAAGTTGGTCCCCAACCTCAAGGGGTTCTGAGAGCTGATATTTTggatcaaatgagaaaaatgattaaGTATGCTCTTGATTTTATACATAATTTCAATGAAG GAAAAGAATTTCCTCCTTGTGCTATTGAAGTCTATAAAATAATGGAGAAAGTTGACTATCCCAGGAATGAAAATGGAGATATTGCTGCTCTGATCCACCCTAATCTGCAG GATCAAGACTGGAAACCGCTGCACCCTGGGGATCCTGTGTTTTTAACTCTTGAGGGAAAGAGTATTCCATTGGGCGGAGACAGTACTGTGTACCCAGTATTTGTAAATGAGGCCGCAtattatgaaaagaaagaagcttTCGCAAAGACAACCAAACTAATCCTCAATGCAAGAAGTATCCGCTCCTCTTTACATTAG
- the ASPA gene encoding aspartoacylase isoform X3, which yields MTSYHVTEDPIKKVAIFGGTHGNELTGVFLVKHWLENDTEIQRTGLEVKPFITNPRAVKKCTRYIDCDLNRVFDPENLGKKVSKDLPYEVRRAQEINHLFGPKNNEDSYDIIFDLHNTTSNMGCTLILEDSRNDLLIQMFHYIKNSLAPLPCYVYLIEHPSLKYATTRSIAKYPVGKEFPPCAIEVYKIMEKVDYPRNENGDIAALIHPNLQDQDWKPLHPGDPVFLTLEGKSIPLGGDSTVYPVFVNEAAYYEKKEAFAKTTKLILNARSIRSSLH from the exons ATGACTTCTTATCATGTTACTGAAGATCCTATTAAAAAGGTTGCTATCTTTGGAGGAACTCACGGGAATGAATTAACAGGAGTATTTCTAGTTAAGCACTGGCTGGAGAATGACACTGAGATTCAGAGAACAGGGCTGGAGGTAAAACCATTTATTACCAACCCAAGAGCAGTGAAGAAGTGTACCAGATATATTGACTGTGACCTGAATCGAGTTTTTGATCCTGAAAATCTTGG CAAAAAAGTGTCAAAGGATTTACCATATGAAGTGAGAAGGGCtcaagaaataaatcatttatttggCCCAAAAAACAATGAAGATTCCTATGACATTATTTTTGACCTTCACAACACTACTTCTAACATGGGGTGCACTCTTATTCTTGAAGATTCCAGGAATGACCTTTTAATTCAAATGTTTCATTACATTAAG aaTTCTTTGGCTCCATTACCCTGCTATGTTTATCTTATTGAGCATCCTTCCCTCAAATATGCAACCACTCGTTCTATAGCCAAGTATCCTGTTG GAAAAGAATTTCCTCCTTGTGCTATTGAAGTCTATAAAATAATGGAGAAAGTTGACTATCCCAGGAATGAAAATGGAGATATTGCTGCTCTGATCCACCCTAATCTGCAG GATCAAGACTGGAAACCGCTGCACCCTGGGGATCCTGTGTTTTTAACTCTTGAGGGAAAGAGTATTCCATTGGGCGGAGACAGTACTGTGTACCCAGTATTTGTAAATGAGGCCGCAtattatgaaaagaaagaagcttTCGCAAAGACAACCAAACTAATCCTCAATGCAAGAAGTATCCGCTCCTCTTTACATTAG